The following proteins are co-located in the Paludibaculum fermentans genome:
- a CDS encoding ABC transporter permease, with the protein MAIPITYNIRNLAVRKTTTVMTALGIALTVAVLLAAFSLVEGLKTAFEGSGHPLNVLVTRKGSDSELSSNFQRSVFNDMKFKQGIAKDKKGDPLASLEMVTVITLASEEFPEGTNVNVRGVTPTGIEIRDDSKIVEGRWFTPGRREVTVGSSVAKRYPAAHLGGKLKFGRGEWDVVGVFDTPQMARKSEILTDLNQAAGDFERTEVLSSALIRATDEVARQALVNDLSYDSKLNVQAKTEKEYYAMQTSSGDLVKYLGTFVAFIMAVGSCFAAMNTMYAAVARRSKEIGTLRILGFSRVAIMTSFLAESLMLATLGGILGILLVVPLNWVSTGIGSNVTFSEVTFQLRVSPQIMLRGLVFALFMGAIGGLLPAFSAARKQILVALRQI; encoded by the coding sequence AACCTGGCGGTTCGCAAGACCACGACGGTAATGACCGCGCTTGGCATCGCGCTGACGGTGGCGGTGCTGCTGGCCGCATTCTCGCTGGTGGAAGGACTGAAGACCGCGTTTGAAGGCTCTGGCCATCCGCTGAACGTGCTGGTGACGCGCAAGGGCTCCGATTCTGAGTTGAGCTCGAACTTCCAGCGTTCCGTCTTCAACGACATGAAGTTCAAGCAGGGCATCGCGAAGGACAAGAAGGGCGATCCGCTGGCTTCGCTGGAGATGGTCACCGTGATCACGCTGGCCAGCGAGGAGTTCCCCGAAGGCACGAATGTGAACGTCCGTGGCGTGACGCCCACCGGTATTGAGATCCGCGACGACTCAAAGATCGTTGAGGGCCGTTGGTTCACGCCGGGGCGCCGCGAAGTGACCGTGGGCAGTTCCGTGGCGAAACGCTATCCTGCGGCACACCTGGGCGGCAAGCTGAAGTTTGGCCGTGGCGAATGGGATGTGGTCGGCGTCTTCGATACGCCGCAGATGGCGCGGAAGTCGGAAATTCTCACCGACCTGAATCAGGCGGCGGGCGACTTTGAACGCACCGAGGTGCTGAGTTCGGCGCTCATCCGGGCGACGGACGAGGTGGCGCGGCAAGCCCTGGTGAACGACCTCAGCTACGACTCGAAGCTGAATGTCCAGGCCAAGACGGAGAAGGAATATTATGCGATGCAGACGTCTTCCGGCGACCTGGTGAAGTACCTGGGCACGTTCGTGGCATTCATCATGGCGGTGGGCAGTTGCTTCGCGGCCATGAACACCATGTACGCGGCTGTCGCCCGGCGTTCCAAGGAGATCGGCACGCTCCGCATCCTCGGCTTCTCGCGGGTTGCCATCATGACCAGTTTCCTGGCGGAGTCCCTGATGCTCGCCACGTTAGGTGGCATTCTGGGCATCCTGCTGGTTGTGCCGCTGAACTGGGTTTCTACCGGAATTGGCAGCAATGTCACGTTTTCGGAAGTCACCTTCCAGTTGAGGGTTTCCCCTCAGATTATGCTGCGCGGATTGGTTTTCGCGCTCTTCATGGGTGCGATTGGAGGGCTCCTGCCCGCCTTCAGCGCCGCTCGTAAGCAGATCCTCGTTGCTCTGCGGCAGATCTAG